The Gammaproteobacteria bacterium genomic interval AATAATCGCTTATTTTGAATCCAGGCGACTAAAACTCGCCTGCAGGCTAGCTTCTGAATCAATCAGAAACTGTCCTGAAGTGACAATCTTCTCGCCATTTTCCAGACCAGACAGGATTTCCACCATACCTGTGCTATGCATGCCCGTAACAACATCAACGGGCTGATACTTGCCATCGCCTAAATCCAG includes:
- a CDS encoding efflux RND transporter periplasmic adaptor subunit: CSKFAIFLPTNFSEEPKIYGGPKNEVIKIPREALIVTGERESVILDLGDGKYQPVDVVTGMHSTGMVEILSGLENGEKIVTSGQFLIDSEASLQASFSRLDSK